The window TGATGGCGGCCGTCACCGGTTTGCCGTCGCGCTCGAACACCCAGTGCCGGGTCGAGTCGGCGCGGTACACGATGCAGGCGTGCCGCACCAGGTCCTCGGGCGTGAGCGGCTCGCCGTGCCGTTCGATGTAGCCGGGCGAAGCGCACATGATGCGGTAACCGGTGGCGACCGGCCGCGCGATCATGCTCGAATCGTTCAGGTTGCCGAAGCGCAGGGCCACGTCGATGGCCGAGTCGACCAGGTCGACGAAGGCGTCCTCGAGACTCAGTTCGATGCACAGGGCCGGATGCTGGCGCTGGAAGGCGGCCACGATGCCGCTCAGGTAACGGCGCCCGAAGCCGCGCGGCGCCGCCACCCGCAGCATGCCGGCGATGCTGGTGCGGCTGTCGGTCATGTCGGCCTCGGCATCCTGCACCTCGGCCAGGATGCGGATGCAGCGCTGGTGGAAGCGCGCGCCTTCCTGCGTGAGCGATTGCTTGCGGGTAGTGCGGTTGAGCAGGCGCACGCCGAGCCGGTCTTCCAGCGCCGCCATGCGCTTGCTGACCACGGCCAGCGACAAGTCGAGTTCCCCTGCGGCATCGGTCATGCTGCCGGTATGCACCACCCGGGCGAAAATGTTGAGATCGAGAATGTTGTCGATCATCC of the Massilia violaceinigra genome contains:
- a CDS encoding LysR family transcriptional regulator, whose amino-acid sequence is MIDNILDLNIFARVVHTGSMTDAAGELDLSLAVVSKRMAALEDRLGVRLLNRTTRKQSLTQEGARFHQRCIRILAEVQDAEADMTDSRTSIAGMLRVAAPRGFGRRYLSGIVAAFQRQHPALCIELSLEDAFVDLVDSAIDVALRFGNLNDSSMIARPVATGYRIMCASPGYIERHGEPLTPEDLVRHACIVYRADSTRHWVFERDGKPVTAAITPTFFCNDGDAAQAIAREGGGIFYKALWDVSADLDDGSLVRVLKQYSAPSEPLQVVYPHALHLSPRVRQFADFAIERLRAQLP